Proteins co-encoded in one Nicotiana sylvestris chromosome 7, ASM39365v2, whole genome shotgun sequence genomic window:
- the LOC138873221 gene encoding uncharacterized protein: MSTIQNPPFTDVDEFLFRLQMWWYELGGDGQKWVIKYLGALTDIMKVKPRDDDLITALVTFWDPVHNVFRFSYFELTPTLEEIAGYSGFDGDLRNQNLIFPKASSVHRLFGLLNISNQIRKSNVVKGCCYFNFLYSRFGKPYGFEIHEKGLINKQNKDTWQIHRRFAFMVAFLGIMVFPNKERTIDIRIARVVQVLTTKEHHTLAPIILSDIYRALALCKSRAKFFEGCNILLQMWLTEHLQHHPKFMSYGPSKDNFIESYEERIKDYKSPEGTEKALDKAKEKIIQLNEEAKSSKECHVMRCEEEMAQFKREKDYWIHSEAQLHAQLEEMRSPTNDENDDEEIDFDKTQPDDDTPTSPVPDVNPTSDNPANPNDAPSYTLVTGPIFSRQPTKRMETSPV, translated from the exons atgagcaccatccaaaatCCACCAttcacagatgtagatgagtttctatttcggcttcagatgtggtggtatgaattaggaggagatggtcagaaatgggtcattaagtatttgggagctctcacagatattatgaaagttaaaccacgcgatgatgatttgattacggcactagtgactttttgggaccctgttcacaatgtctttcgcttctcttatttcgagcttactcccacattagaagaaatagctggatattccggttttgacggagatttgagaaaccagaatcttatattcccaaaagctTCCTCAGTACACCGATTATTTGGTCTTCTAAATATCAGTAATCAAATtagaaaaagcaacgttgtcaaagggtgttgttatttcaacttcctatattcaaggttcggaaagccatatggatttgaaattcatgaaaagggccttattaacaaacaaaacaaggacacctggcagattcaccgtcgcttcgctttcatggtggcttttctgggaatcatggtcttcccaaacaaagagcggacgattgatattcgcatagccagagtcgtacaagtcctcactaccaaagaacatcacactcttgccccaatcattctctcagacatttatcgggcgttggcTTTGTGTAAATCCagggcaaaattcttcgaagggtgcaatattttgttgcaaatgtggttgactgaacatctccaacatcaccccaagttcatgtcGTATGGTCCGAGCAAGGACAAttttattgagagttatgaagaaagaataaaagattataaatctccagaaggg actgaaaaggcgttagacaaagctaaggaaaaaatcatacagttaaatgaggaggccaaatctagtaaggaATGCCACGTAATGAgatgtgaagaagaaatggctcaattcaagagagagaaggactattggatacattcagaagctcaactccatgcacagttggaagaaatgagaag TCCAACTAAtgatgaaaatgatgatgagGAAATAGATTTTGATAAAACTCAACCGGATGATGATACACCCACTAGTCCTGTTCCTGATGTTAACCCAACTAGTGATAACCctgctaatccaaatgatgccccaTCTTATACTCTTGTTACTGGCCCTATTTTTTCTAGACAACCTACCAAACGGATGGAAACATCTCCTGTTTGA